A single region of the Streptomyces vilmorinianum genome encodes:
- a CDS encoding C40 family peptidase, with protein sequence MNRRRCATAAITVVCALTVLASPALTLSAAAAPSTPAAPLGAPAAPNAPLPPPPPPVAPKKTLDEVRKEIDGLYRQAAAATDAYNLAEEQTKEQSAEIVKLARMIVAGREKIDLLKAQAGAAARAQYRNGGLPDGAQLVLTSDPQLFLDNAGRLQQGAKATKDLLAEMDRTQTELATYAKEAGANWTKLEANRVKQAEAKKDITAKIEAAKKLESELAAEERERLLRLEEQERYRAQTAWLSTGILKGLDGKATAQGKRAVEFATAQIGKPYVWGAEGPDSFDCSGLTQSAWGSAGRSIPRTSQEQWRLLPRVDIKDMRPGDLIVYYKDASHIGMYVGNGAIVHAPRPGRDVTIAGAGSMEILGVVRPE encoded by the coding sequence GTGAACCGACGCCGCTGCGCCACCGCCGCGATCACCGTGGTCTGCGCCCTGACGGTCCTCGCCTCACCCGCCCTGACCCTCTCGGCCGCCGCGGCCCCGTCGACCCCCGCGGCCCCCTTGGGCGCCCCGGCGGCGCCGAACGCCCCGCTGCCGCCCCCGCCCCCGCCCGTCGCGCCCAAGAAGACCCTCGACGAGGTCCGCAAGGAGATAGACGGTCTGTACCGGCAGGCCGCCGCCGCCACCGACGCGTACAACCTCGCCGAGGAGCAGACCAAGGAGCAGTCCGCCGAGATCGTGAAGCTGGCCCGGATGATCGTGGCCGGCCGCGAGAAGATCGACCTGCTCAAGGCCCAGGCGGGCGCGGCGGCCCGCGCCCAGTACCGCAACGGCGGACTGCCCGACGGCGCCCAGTTGGTCCTCACCTCCGACCCGCAGCTCTTCCTGGACAACGCCGGCCGGCTGCAGCAGGGCGCGAAGGCCACCAAGGACCTGCTCGCCGAAATGGACCGGACCCAGACCGAGTTGGCCACGTACGCCAAGGAGGCGGGCGCCAACTGGACCAAGCTGGAGGCCAACCGCGTCAAGCAGGCCGAGGCGAAGAAGGACATCACCGCCAAGATCGAAGCGGCCAAGAAGCTCGAGTCCGAGCTGGCGGCCGAGGAGCGGGAGCGGCTGCTGCGCCTTGAGGAGCAGGAGCGGTACCGGGCGCAGACCGCCTGGCTGAGCACCGGCATCCTCAAGGGCCTCGACGGCAAGGCGACCGCGCAGGGCAAGCGGGCCGTGGAGTTCGCCACGGCGCAGATCGGCAAGCCGTACGTCTGGGGCGCGGAGGGCCCGGACTCGTTCGACTGCTCGGGTCTGACCCAGAGCGCCTGGGGCTCGGCCGGCCGGTCCATCCCCCGCACCTCGCAGGAGCAGTGGCGGCTGCTGCCCCGGGTGGACATCAAGGACATGCGGCCAGGCGACCTGATCGTCTACTACAAGGACGCCAGCCATATCGGGATGTACGTCGGAAACGGGGCGATCGTGCACGCGCCGCGGCCGGGCCGTGACGTGACGATCGCGGGGGCGGGCTCGATGGAGATCCTCGGAGTCGTCCGCCCGGAGTGA
- a CDS encoding class I SAM-dependent methyltransferase, with protein sequence MDRWIAAVHGPALRRSAEPPVAVDLGYGAAPWTAVELLTRLRTADPRTEVVGIEIEPARVAAARPYEREGLTFLHGGFEVPVQGEVALIRAANVLRQYDEGEVAAVWARLCARLAPDGLLVEGTCDEIGRRHVWVALDRSGPRTVTFATRLGSLERPSDLAERLPKALIHRNVPGEPVHAFLRDFDRAWAAAAPYASLGARQRWIRAVHDLAADWPLTDGHRRWRQGEVTVRWEALAPR encoded by the coding sequence ATGGACCGCTGGATCGCCGCCGTCCACGGCCCCGCCCTGCGCCGCTCGGCCGAGCCGCCCGTCGCCGTGGACCTGGGCTACGGGGCCGCCCCCTGGACCGCCGTGGAGCTCCTGACCCGGCTCCGTACGGCCGATCCGCGCACCGAGGTCGTGGGCATCGAGATCGAGCCCGCCCGGGTCGCCGCCGCCCGGCCGTACGAGCGCGAGGGCCTCACCTTCCTGCACGGCGGCTTCGAGGTCCCGGTGCAGGGCGAGGTCGCGCTGATCCGGGCCGCGAACGTGCTGCGGCAGTACGACGAGGGCGAGGTCGCCGCCGTGTGGGCGCGGCTGTGCGCGCGGCTCGCGCCGGACGGGCTGCTGGTGGAGGGGACGTGCGACGAGATCGGGCGCCGGCACGTATGGGTCGCGCTCGACCGGTCCGGGCCGCGGACGGTCACCTTCGCCACCCGGCTCGGCTCGCTGGAGCGCCCCTCCGACCTGGCCGAGCGGCTGCCGAAGGCGCTGATCCACCGGAACGTCCCGGGCGAACCGGTGCACGCCTTCCTGCGGGACTTCGACCGGGCGTGGGCGGCGGCCGCTCCGTACGCCTCACTCGGCGCGCGGCAGCGCTGGATCCGGGCCGTACACGATCTGGCGGCGGACTGGCCGTTGACGGACGGGCACCGGCGGTGGCGTCAGGGCGAGGTGACGGTCCGCTGGGAGGCGCTGGCTCCCCGCTGA
- the mshA gene encoding D-inositol-3-phosphate glycosyltransferase, giving the protein MSQYVSRLAGSRLAGSLVTPPRLRLPGRHRTPRRVAMLSVHTSPLHQPGTGDAGGMNVYIVELAKRLAAINVEVEIFTRATTGGLAPVVELAPGVLVRHVDAGPYEGLAKEELPAQLCAFTHGVMQAWAGHRPGHYDLVHSHYWLSGHVGWLAAERWGVPLVHAMHTMAKVKNAALAEGDTPEPAARVIGETQIVRAADRLIANTAEEADELVRFYEAEPGKVAVVHPGVNLDHFRPADGRAAARARLGLPQDAFVPVFAGRIQPLKAPDILLRAAAQLLDRDPSLRARMVVPVVGGPSGSGLAKPEGLQKLAARLGIADVVRFHPPVGQDRLADWFRAASVLVMPSYSESFGLVAIEAQAAGTPVVAAAVGGLPVAVRDDVTGFLVQGHDPADYARALERFVTDPALSARMGAAAARHAESFGWDTAASGTADVYTAAMHDHRRRVRSHHG; this is encoded by the coding sequence GTGAGCCAGTACGTGTCCCGACTGGCCGGATCCCGGCTCGCCGGTTCCCTGGTGACGCCGCCCAGGCTCCGGCTCCCCGGACGCCACCGGACCCCGCGCCGGGTGGCCATGCTCAGCGTCCACACCTCGCCGCTCCACCAGCCGGGCACCGGCGACGCCGGCGGCATGAACGTCTACATCGTCGAGCTGGCCAAGCGCCTCGCCGCGATCAACGTCGAGGTCGAGATCTTCACCCGGGCCACCACCGGCGGCCTCGCCCCGGTCGTCGAGCTCGCGCCGGGTGTGCTCGTACGGCATGTGGACGCCGGTCCTTACGAGGGACTGGCCAAGGAGGAGCTGCCGGCCCAGCTCTGCGCCTTCACCCACGGCGTGATGCAGGCCTGGGCGGGCCACCGCCCCGGCCACTACGACCTGGTCCACTCCCACTACTGGCTCTCCGGCCACGTCGGCTGGCTGGCCGCCGAGCGCTGGGGCGTCCCGCTCGTCCACGCCATGCACACCATGGCCAAGGTCAAGAACGCGGCGCTCGCGGAGGGCGACACCCCCGAGCCCGCGGCCCGGGTGATCGGCGAGACGCAGATCGTCCGCGCCGCCGACCGGCTGATCGCCAACACCGCCGAGGAGGCCGACGAGCTCGTCCGCTTCTACGAGGCCGAGCCCGGCAAGGTCGCCGTCGTGCACCCCGGGGTCAACCTCGACCACTTCCGCCCGGCCGACGGCCGTGCCGCCGCCCGGGCCCGCCTCGGGCTGCCGCAGGACGCCTTCGTCCCCGTCTTCGCGGGCCGTATCCAGCCGCTGAAGGCCCCCGACATCCTGCTGCGGGCCGCGGCCCAGCTCCTCGACCGCGACCCCTCCCTGCGCGCGCGCATGGTCGTGCCGGTCGTCGGCGGACCGAGCGGCAGCGGCCTGGCGAAGCCGGAGGGGCTGCAGAAGCTGGCCGCCCGGCTCGGCATCGCGGACGTCGTCCGCTTTCACCCGCCGGTGGGCCAGGACCGGCTCGCGGACTGGTTCCGGGCGGCGTCGGTGCTGGTCATGCCCTCGTACAGCGAGTCCTTCGGCCTGGTCGCCATCGAGGCCCAGGCGGCCGGCACTCCGGTCGTCGCCGCGGCGGTGGGCGGCCTGCCGGTCGCGGTACGGGACGACGTCACCGGCTTCCTCGTCCAGGGGCACGACCCGGCCGACTACGCCAGGGCGCTCGAACGGTTCGTGACCGACCCGGCCCTGTCCGCCCGTATGGGCGCGGCGGCGGCCCGGCACGCCGAGTCCTTCGGCTGGGACACGGCGGCCTCGGGCACGGCGGACGTGTACACGGCCGCGATGCACGATCACCGCCGTCGCGTACGCTCGCACCATGGCTGA
- a CDS encoding MDR family MFS transporter, with product MSIASLRRSARATVSGLPGGFWWLWLSTLVNRTGAFVLTFLSLFLTQELGYSAWYAGLVVALHGLGGVAGSPLGGMLTDKWGRRPTMVTMHLAGAACAAALALVSSAWGIAVVVLLMGVAMQAVRPSINATIADMVPESDLRRAYALNYWALNLGFAVAAFGGGAAIFLGYRTLFVVDAVATTLCALIVFLRLPETRPEARRDTATGKVVEEDRVSVIDVLRDAPFRTLVLLNLLVCLVFTAPWVGLPLTMAAEGLSTGAYGAVIAVNGVVIVGFQLLVNKVTDKRSPAMLLTVSSLLFAFGTGATALAGSPVAFAATVVVWTIGEMVHVPTNAAATAKLAPEHARGRYQGVMGMSWAVAGFVAPILAGWVVDGPGPDVLWISCAVIGCIAALGYTTRLRKALDLDLDLGEPDTPATADTKDADTKDADTPASSSVTA from the coding sequence ATGTCCATCGCCTCGCTCAGACGATCAGCCCGCGCGACGGTCTCCGGCCTCCCCGGCGGCTTCTGGTGGCTCTGGCTCTCCACTCTGGTCAACCGCACCGGCGCCTTCGTCCTCACCTTCCTCTCCCTCTTCCTGACCCAGGAGCTCGGCTACTCGGCCTGGTACGCCGGTCTCGTCGTCGCCCTCCACGGCCTCGGCGGCGTCGCCGGATCCCCGCTCGGCGGCATGCTCACCGACAAGTGGGGCCGGCGCCCCACCATGGTCACGATGCATCTGGCCGGGGCCGCGTGTGCCGCCGCCCTGGCCCTGGTGAGCAGCGCCTGGGGCATCGCCGTCGTCGTCCTGCTGATGGGCGTCGCCATGCAGGCGGTCCGGCCGTCCATCAACGCCACGATCGCCGACATGGTCCCCGAGTCCGACCTCCGCCGGGCCTACGCGCTCAACTACTGGGCCCTCAACCTCGGCTTCGCCGTCGCCGCCTTCGGTGGCGGCGCCGCGATCTTCCTCGGCTACCGGACCCTGTTCGTCGTCGACGCCGTCGCCACGACCCTCTGTGCCCTCATCGTCTTCCTCCGGCTCCCCGAGACCCGCCCCGAGGCCCGGCGCGACACGGCCACCGGCAAGGTCGTCGAGGAGGACCGCGTCAGCGTCATCGACGTGCTGCGCGACGCGCCCTTCCGCACCCTCGTCCTGCTCAACCTCCTCGTCTGCCTGGTCTTCACCGCCCCCTGGGTCGGCCTCCCGCTCACCATGGCGGCGGAGGGCCTGTCCACCGGGGCGTACGGCGCGGTCATCGCCGTCAACGGCGTGGTGATCGTCGGCTTCCAGCTCCTGGTCAACAAGGTGACCGACAAGCGCTCACCGGCCATGCTCCTCACCGTCTCCTCCCTGCTGTTCGCCTTCGGTACGGGCGCGACCGCGCTCGCCGGCTCCCCGGTGGCGTTCGCCGCGACCGTGGTCGTGTGGACGATCGGCGAGATGGTCCACGTCCCGACCAACGCCGCCGCCACCGCCAAGCTCGCCCCCGAGCACGCCCGCGGCCGCTACCAGGGCGTGATGGGCATGTCCTGGGCGGTGGCCGGGTTCGTCGCCCCGATCCTGGCGGGCTGGGTCGTGGACGGTCCCGGCCCGGACGTCCTGTGGATCTCCTGCGCGGTCATCGGCTGCATCGCCGCCCTCGGGTACACGACCCGTCTGCGCAAGGCCCTGGACCTGGACCTGGACCTGGGCGAACCGGACACGCCGGCCACCGCCGACACCAAGGACGCCGACACCAAGGACGCCGACACCCCGGCCTCCTCCTCCGTCACCGCCTGA
- a CDS encoding glycosyl hydrolase family 28-related protein produces the protein MGISRRQFVSGAVAVGAAATTTGFTPPTTTPVWQEFAGAPYTHPQIPYVGRAGARAGATRLPHPPVVANVLSYGATPDGSTDSAPAINRALAEAGERGGGTVLVPPGTYRIDGFLHIGHSDVVLRGAGSGRTTLLATKHLTELIGPYGSRYGGDKSAWSWAGGLIWLAPHARHASLLAAIRARAWPFEGWTGNGRDEWTSLTAVRPARRGDWSVTVDDPSGLRRGQVVLLRLADDADHTLLEHMAGGGPGAQAYAWDDKTKLTSYVPYEWPVRVMSVRGRTVTLERPLPLDVRPEWDPRITTLAEPLTGSGVAGLTLEAVETPQSPHLLDKGYNGVAFQCAYDCWAEDVVVRHVDNGFGLVAASACTLRHTRVEGRGSHHPYFCREGSHDNLIEGFHIAAVAVTHGINVEGLSSHNVWSRGVMERGTFDTHRGMPFADVRTEITVENNGRHGGDASAGPLYGARFAHWNVTVTNGRAGLVKIDTIAPYSATVGISEVREFDQIDVPDFTGELHARLEAYGAPGAVRPRNLYEAQRLLRR, from the coding sequence ATGGGAATCAGCAGAAGGCAGTTCGTGAGCGGTGCGGTGGCGGTCGGGGCGGCGGCGACGACGACCGGCTTCACCCCGCCGACCACCACCCCTGTCTGGCAGGAGTTCGCCGGCGCCCCCTACACCCACCCGCAGATCCCCTACGTCGGCCGCGCGGGTGCCCGCGCGGGCGCGACCCGGCTGCCCCACCCGCCCGTCGTCGCGAACGTCCTCTCCTACGGGGCCACCCCCGACGGCTCCACGGACTCCGCCCCCGCCATCAACCGGGCCCTCGCCGAGGCGGGGGAGCGGGGCGGCGGGACGGTGCTCGTCCCGCCCGGCACGTACCGGATCGACGGCTTCCTCCACATCGGCCACAGCGACGTCGTCCTGCGCGGCGCGGGCTCGGGCCGGACCACCCTCCTCGCGACGAAGCACCTCACGGAGCTGATCGGCCCGTACGGCTCGCGCTACGGCGGTGACAAGTCCGCCTGGTCCTGGGCCGGCGGTCTCATTTGGCTCGCCCCGCACGCCCGGCACGCCTCCCTCCTCGCCGCGATCCGCGCCCGGGCCTGGCCCTTCGAGGGCTGGACCGGCAACGGCCGCGACGAGTGGACCTCCCTCACGGCCGTCCGCCCCGCCCGCCGCGGCGACTGGAGCGTGACGGTCGACGACCCGTCAGGGCTGCGCCGGGGGCAGGTGGTTCTGCTCCGGCTCGCCGACGACGCCGACCACACGCTCCTGGAGCACATGGCGGGCGGCGGCCCGGGCGCGCAGGCGTATGCGTGGGACGACAAGACGAAGCTGACGTCGTACGTCCCGTACGAGTGGCCGGTCCGCGTGATGTCCGTACGCGGCCGCACGGTCACGCTGGAACGCCCGCTGCCCCTCGACGTACGCCCGGAGTGGGACCCGCGGATCACCACCCTCGCCGAACCGCTCACGGGATCGGGCGTCGCGGGCCTCACCCTCGAAGCAGTCGAGACCCCCCAGTCCCCGCACCTGCTCGACAAGGGCTACAACGGCGTCGCCTTCCAGTGCGCGTACGACTGCTGGGCCGAGGACGTCGTCGTACGCCATGTCGACAACGGCTTCGGTCTGGTCGCCGCCTCCGCCTGCACCCTGCGCCACACGCGCGTGGAGGGCCGGGGCTCCCATCACCCGTACTTCTGCCGCGAGGGCTCCCACGACAACCTGATCGAGGGCTTCCACATCGCGGCCGTCGCGGTGACGCACGGCATCAACGTGGAGGGGCTCTCCAGCCACAACGTCTGGTCGCGCGGGGTGATGGAGAGGGGCACCTTCGACACCCACCGGGGCATGCCCTTCGCCGACGTACGGACGGAGATCACGGTGGAGAACAACGGCCGGCACGGCGGCGACGCCTCGGCCGGGCCGCTGTACGGCGCCCGTTTCGCGCACTGGAACGTGACGGTCACCAACGGCCGGGCGGGACTCGTCAAGATCGACACGATCGCGCCGTACAGCGCGACGGTCGGCATCAGCGAGGTCCGGGAGTTCGACCAGATCGACGTCCCGGACTTCACGGGCGAGCTCCACGCGCGCCTGGAGGCGTACGGGGCTCCTGGGGCGGTCCGCCCCCGGAACCTGTACGAGGCGCAGCGGCTGCTCAGGCGGTGA
- a CDS encoding DUF6980 family protein, protein MREHCCEAMGRHVEWDCDVHSDPFACPDALVHFMPRYQEYGLLIHDGGSSYVELLFCPWCGVRLPESQRDRWFDELEQLGIDPWEDDIPEAFLSDRWLHGHAEQGGATAGR, encoded by the coding sequence ATGCGAGAGCACTGCTGCGAAGCCATGGGACGTCACGTCGAATGGGACTGCGACGTCCACAGCGATCCGTTCGCGTGCCCTGACGCGCTGGTTCACTTCATGCCCAGGTACCAGGAGTACGGGCTGCTCATCCATGACGGAGGCTCCTCCTATGTGGAGCTACTGTTCTGCCCTTGGTGCGGCGTGCGTCTGCCGGAGTCGCAGCGCGACCGGTGGTTCGACGAGCTGGAACAGCTCGGGATCGACCCTTGGGAGGACGACATCCCAGAGGCGTTTCTCAGTGATCGATGGCTCCACGGCCACGCGGAACAGGGCGGAGCCACGGCCGGGAGGTAA
- a CDS encoding phosphoglyceromutase: MADAPYKLILLRHGESDWNAKNLFTGWVDVNLTEKGEKEAVRGGELLKDAGLLPDVLHTSLQKRAIRTAQLALESADRHWIPVHRSWRLNERHYGALQGKDKAQTLAEFGEEQFMLWRRSYDTPPPALADDNEFSQAHDPRYASIPPELRPRTECLKDVVVRMLPYWYDGIVPDLLAGRTVLVAAHGNSLRALVKHLDGISDADIAGLNIPTGIPLAYELDENFKPLKPGGTYLDPDAAAAAIEAVKNQGKK, translated from the coding sequence ATGGCCGACGCACCGTACAAGCTGATCCTCCTCCGCCACGGCGAGAGCGACTGGAACGCGAAGAACCTGTTCACCGGCTGGGTGGACGTCAACCTCACCGAGAAGGGCGAGAAGGAGGCGGTCCGCGGCGGTGAGCTGCTCAAGGACGCCGGTCTGCTGCCCGACGTACTGCACACCTCCCTCCAGAAGCGCGCCATCCGCACGGCGCAGCTCGCGCTGGAGTCCGCCGACCGCCACTGGATCCCGGTCCACCGCTCCTGGCGTCTGAACGAGCGCCACTACGGTGCGCTGCAGGGCAAGGACAAGGCGCAGACGCTCGCGGAGTTCGGCGAGGAGCAGTTCATGCTCTGGCGCCGCTCGTACGACACCCCGCCGCCGGCGCTCGCCGACGACAACGAGTTCTCCCAGGCCCACGACCCGCGCTACGCCTCCATCCCGCCGGAGCTGCGCCCGCGCACGGAGTGCCTGAAGGACGTCGTCGTCCGCATGCTGCCGTACTGGTACGACGGCATCGTCCCGGACCTCCTGGCCGGCCGCACGGTCCTGGTCGCCGCCCACGGCAACAGCCTGCGCGCCCTGGTCAAGCACCTGGACGGCATCTCGGACGCGGACATCGCGGGCCTGAACATCCCGACGGGCATCCCGCTCGCCTACGAGCTCGACGAGAACTTCAAGCCCCTCAAGCCGGGCGGCACGTACCTGGACCCGGACGCGGCGGCGGCGGCGATCGAGGCCGTGAAGAACCAGGGCAAGAAGTAA
- a CDS encoding YbjN domain-containing protein — MAEDVRQVIEDTFKDAELEWESPEPGSYVVKLPGTRKLFTTLSLRVGRHSLSLNAFVIRHPDENEAGVHRWLLERNLKLYGVSYAVDGLGDIYLTGKLPLSAVTPEELDRLLGSVLEAADGSFNTLLELGFASAIRREYEWRVSRGESTRNLDAFTNLTQKPAN, encoded by the coding sequence ATGGCTGAGGACGTACGGCAGGTCATCGAAGACACGTTCAAGGACGCCGAGCTGGAGTGGGAGTCCCCCGAGCCCGGCTCGTACGTCGTGAAACTGCCGGGCACGCGCAAGCTGTTCACCACGCTCTCGCTGCGCGTCGGCCGCCACTCGCTGTCGCTGAACGCCTTCGTCATCCGCCACCCCGACGAGAACGAGGCGGGCGTCCACCGCTGGCTCCTTGAGCGCAATCTCAAGCTGTACGGAGTGAGTTACGCGGTCGACGGCCTCGGCGACATCTATCTGACCGGCAAGCTGCCGCTGTCCGCCGTCACCCCGGAGGAGCTGGACCGGCTGCTCGGCTCCGTCCTGGAGGCGGCGGACGGTTCCTTCAACACGCTCCTCGAACTGGGCTTCGCGAGTGCGATCCGGCGTGAGTACGAGTGGCGGGTCTCGCGCGGCGAGTCGACCCGGAACCTCGACGCGTTCACGAATCTGACCCAGAAGCCCGCGAACTGA